A genomic window from Streptomyces broussonetiae includes:
- a CDS encoding nickel-dependent hydrogenase large subunit yields MATVTDKPAGGSLVEMSWDPITRIVGSLGIHTKIDFKARRVAECYSTSSVFRGYSVFMRGKDPRDAHFITSRICGICGDNHCTCSVYAQNMAYGVAPPHLGEWIINLGEAAEYMFDHNIFQENLVGVDYCEKMVRETNPGVLELAERTEAPHAAEHGYRTIADIMRSLNPLEGEFYREALQVSRYTREMFCLMEGRHVHPSTLYPGGVGTVATVQLFTDYLTRLTRYVEFMKRVVPLHDDLFDFFYEALPGYEDVGRRRVMLGCWGALNDPEYCDFTYARMSDWGRRMFVTPGVVVDGKLVTNDLVDINLGIRILLGSSYYEDWAGMEKFVEYDPLGNEVDERHPWNQHTIPAPQKRDFDDKYSWVMSPRWFDGKDYLALDTGGGPIARLWSTALSGLVDIGYVKATGDSVRINLPRTMTKPETTLEWHIPKWSNAIERNRARTYFQAYAAAAALHFAEQAMAEVRAGRHQTWEKFDVPDESIGCGFTEAVRGVLSHHMVIRDGKIANYHPYPPTPWNASVRDTYGTPGPYEDAVQNTPIFEENPPENFKGIDIMRAVRSFDPCLPCGVHMYVGGGRTVEHTHMPTGLSGLPA; encoded by the coding sequence ATGGCGACGGTGACGGACAAACCGGCCGGCGGCAGCCTGGTGGAGATGTCCTGGGACCCCATCACACGCATCGTGGGCAGCCTCGGCATCCACACGAAGATCGACTTCAAGGCCAGGCGGGTCGCCGAGTGCTACAGCACGTCCTCGGTCTTCCGCGGCTACAGCGTCTTCATGCGCGGCAAGGACCCGCGTGACGCGCACTTCATCACCAGCCGTATCTGCGGCATCTGCGGCGACAACCACTGCACCTGCTCGGTGTACGCGCAGAACATGGCGTACGGCGTCGCACCCCCGCACCTCGGCGAGTGGATCATCAACCTCGGCGAGGCCGCGGAGTACATGTTCGACCACAACATCTTCCAGGAGAACCTGGTCGGCGTCGACTACTGCGAGAAGATGGTCCGGGAGACCAACCCGGGCGTACTGGAACTCGCCGAGCGCACCGAGGCCCCGCACGCCGCCGAGCACGGCTACCGCACCATCGCGGACATCATGCGGTCGCTGAACCCGCTGGAGGGCGAGTTCTACCGCGAGGCGCTCCAGGTCAGCCGCTACACCCGGGAGATGTTCTGCCTGATGGAGGGCCGCCATGTGCACCCCTCCACGCTCTACCCGGGCGGCGTCGGCACGGTCGCCACGGTGCAGCTCTTCACCGACTACCTCACCCGCCTCACCCGCTACGTGGAGTTCATGAAGCGTGTCGTCCCACTGCACGACGACCTCTTCGACTTCTTCTACGAGGCGCTGCCCGGATACGAGGACGTCGGCCGGCGCCGGGTCATGCTGGGCTGCTGGGGCGCCCTCAACGATCCGGAGTACTGCGACTTCACCTACGCCCGGATGTCCGACTGGGGCCGGCGCATGTTCGTCACCCCGGGTGTGGTGGTCGACGGCAAGCTGGTCACCAACGACCTCGTCGACATCAACCTCGGCATCCGCATCCTGCTGGGCAGCTCGTACTACGAGGACTGGGCCGGGATGGAGAAGTTCGTCGAGTACGACCCGCTGGGCAACGAGGTCGACGAACGCCACCCCTGGAACCAGCACACCATCCCCGCCCCGCAGAAGCGCGACTTCGACGACAAGTACAGCTGGGTGATGTCCCCGCGCTGGTTCGACGGCAAGGACTACCTCGCTCTGGACACCGGTGGCGGGCCCATCGCCCGGCTGTGGTCCACGGCCCTGTCCGGTCTGGTCGACATCGGATACGTGAAGGCCACCGGAGACAGCGTCAGGATCAACCTGCCGCGGACCATGACCAAGCCGGAGACCACCCTCGAGTGGCACATCCCCAAGTGGAGCAACGCCATCGAGCGGAACCGGGCCCGCACCTACTTCCAGGCGTACGCGGCGGCCGCGGCCCTGCACTTCGCCGAGCAGGCGATGGCCGAGGTCCGGGCCGGGCGCCACCAGACCTGGGAGAAGTTCGACGTGCCGGACGAGTCGATCGGCTGCGGCTTCACCGAGGCCGTGCGCGGTGTGCTGAGCCACCACATGGTCATCCGCGACGGCAAGATCGCCAACTACCACCCGTACCCGCCCACGCCCTGGAACGCCAGTGTCCGCGACACCTACGGCACACCGGGCCCGTACGAGGACGCGGTGCAGAACACGCCGATCTTCGAGGAGAACCCTCCGGAGAACTTCAAGGGCATCGACATCATGCGCGCCGTGCGCAGCTTCGACCCCTGTCTGCCGTGCGGCGTCCACATGTACGTCGGCGGCGGCCGGACCGTTGAGCACACGCACATGCCCACCGGCCTGAGCGGACTGCCCGCCTGA
- a CDS encoding NifU family protein: MAGPDVGERVAALLDELGRSADPQVRAQADELVRTLVEFYGEGLTRVVRLLRNAPPGADPVGVLVADELVADLLILHDLHPDDTLTRVERALDKVRPYLGSHAGDVEVAGLDPAAVDGPVLLLRLRGSCDGCPSSAQTVRWTIEEAVARLAPEIARIDVESAGDTADGGRPLLQILPRPPEDAPGRSAPDGSVPGRAHWHTVVPGCLPRREETLVTTEMDGAGLLLVRLPGGLYAYRDRCPACGARLGDAALAGDLLRCAGCGADYDVRHAGSGAGGHLDPLPLLQEDGSVRIALPDSQEAAS; the protein is encoded by the coding sequence ATGGCCGGACCGGACGTGGGCGAGCGGGTCGCCGCTCTCCTCGACGAACTCGGGCGCTCGGCCGACCCGCAGGTCCGCGCCCAGGCCGATGAACTGGTGCGCACGCTCGTCGAGTTCTACGGCGAAGGGCTCACCCGCGTCGTCCGGCTGCTCCGCAACGCCCCGCCCGGCGCCGATCCCGTCGGTGTACTCGTCGCCGACGAACTCGTCGCCGATCTGCTGATCCTGCACGACCTGCATCCGGACGACACCCTGACCCGGGTCGAGCGGGCCCTGGACAAGGTCCGCCCCTACCTCGGCTCGCACGCAGGCGATGTCGAGGTCGCCGGTCTCGACCCGGCCGCCGTCGACGGGCCGGTCCTGCTGCTGCGGCTGCGCGGCAGTTGCGACGGCTGCCCGTCGTCCGCCCAGACCGTGCGCTGGACCATCGAGGAGGCCGTCGCCCGGCTCGCGCCGGAGATCGCCCGGATCGACGTCGAGAGCGCGGGCGACACCGCCGACGGCGGACGGCCGCTGCTGCAGATCCTGCCCCGTCCGCCCGAGGACGCGCCCGGCCGGAGCGCCCCCGACGGTTCGGTGCCGGGTCGCGCGCACTGGCACACCGTCGTACCCGGCTGTCTCCCCCGCCGCGAGGAAACCCTGGTCACGACAGAGATGGACGGGGCCGGACTGCTGCTCGTACGCCTGCCGGGCGGCCTGTACGCCTACCGCGACCGCTGCCCTGCCTGTGGCGCCCGGCTCGGTGATGCCGCGCTCGCCGGAGACCTGCTGCGGTGCGCCGGCTGTGGCGCGGACTACGACGTACGGCACGCGGGCTCGGGGGCCGGCGGGCACCTCGACCCGCTGCCGCTGTTGCAGGAGGACGGCTCGGTGCGCATCGCGCTGCCCGACTCCCAGGAGGCGGCGTCGTGA
- a CDS encoding DUF6893 family small protein, producing MNSGHPGLAWFGLAVGLVLAYEMARNLSDAQRYLRIRRM from the coding sequence ATGAACAGCGGACATCCGGGTCTGGCCTGGTTCGGCCTCGCGGTCGGTCTGGTGCTCGCCTACGAGATGGCAAGGAACCTGTCGGACGCCCAACGCTATTTGCGCATACGACGCATGTGA
- a CDS encoding hydrogenase maturation protease, which produces MTTAPTPGGPAVLVAGIGNVFQRDDGFGVETVQHLARRGPGVLPPETELMDVGVRGLHLAYRLLDGWRTLVLVDAVHRDGPPGTLYTIDAGRPAARDDGGPAGPLDGHAMDPAAVLRLLRRLHAAVGGTLPDHVYVVGCEPGDVGDGLGLSPPVAAAVDRAADLVAELARRAAHTATRS; this is translated from the coding sequence ATGACCACGGCGCCCACGCCGGGCGGCCCGGCCGTCCTCGTGGCCGGCATCGGCAACGTCTTCCAGCGCGACGACGGCTTCGGCGTGGAGACCGTCCAGCACCTGGCCCGCCGCGGCCCCGGTGTGCTGCCGCCGGAAACGGAACTGATGGACGTCGGTGTCCGCGGACTGCACCTCGCCTACCGGCTCCTGGACGGCTGGCGCACGCTCGTCCTGGTGGACGCCGTGCACCGGGACGGCCCTCCCGGCACGCTCTACACGATCGACGCGGGCAGGCCCGCAGCACGCGACGACGGCGGGCCGGCCGGCCCACTGGACGGTCACGCGATGGATCCGGCCGCCGTACTGCGGCTGCTCAGGCGCCTGCATGCCGCCGTGGGCGGCACCCTGCCGGACCACGTCTACGTCGTCGGCTGCGAGCCCGGCGACGTCGGCGACGGCCTCGGTCTCAGCCCGCCGGTGGCGGCAGCGGTGGACCGGGCCGCCGATCTCGTCGCGGAACTGGCGCGACGGGCGGCTCACACAGCGACGAGGAGTTGA
- a CDS encoding DUF5947 family protein encodes MTADVLRQFTRRPPPPGERCELCGEPLPAEHRHLVDTRLRTLKCVCPSCHLLLDRPGAGGGRFRSVPDRYLVDPDFRLDEQDRARLQIPVALAFFFRNSALDRLCAFYPSPAGATESELDPQTWEELVGRTRLTALLEPDVEALLVQQEDHGPGLCALVPVDVCYELVGRMRLHWKGFDGGAEARADLAAFFEHVRAAARPLGPGGAP; translated from the coding sequence GTGACCGCCGACGTCCTGCGCCAGTTCACCCGCCGGCCCCCACCGCCCGGTGAGCGGTGCGAGCTGTGCGGCGAGCCGCTTCCCGCCGAGCACCGGCACCTGGTCGACACCCGGCTGCGCACCCTCAAGTGCGTCTGCCCCTCCTGCCATCTGCTGCTGGACCGGCCCGGCGCCGGAGGCGGCCGGTTCCGGTCCGTACCCGACCGCTATCTCGTCGACCCCGACTTCCGGCTGGACGAACAGGACCGCGCCCGGCTGCAGATCCCTGTCGCACTCGCCTTCTTCTTCCGGAACTCGGCGCTGGACCGGCTCTGCGCCTTCTATCCCAGCCCGGCCGGTGCCACCGAGAGCGAACTCGATCCGCAGACCTGGGAGGAGCTTGTCGGCCGCACCCGCTTGACTGCTCTGCTCGAACCCGACGTCGAGGCGCTCCTCGTCCAGCAGGAGGACCATGGACCCGGCCTGTGCGCGCTGGTCCCGGTCGACGTCTGCTACGAACTGGTCGGCAGGATGCGCCTGCACTGGAAGGGCTTCGACGGTGGCGCCGAGGCGCGAGCGGACCTCGCGGCCTTCTTCGAGCACGTCCGGGCCGCCGCCCGCCCCCTCGGCCCAGGGGGCGCGCCATGA
- a CDS encoding alcohol dehydrogenase catalytic domain-containing protein produces MSRAVRFHETGGSEVLRLEEVPEPAPGPGEDLIRTRALGLNRAESMFRLGEYGTDPVFPSGLGHEAAGVVGAVGTGVTGLRVGDAVSVVPSFTMTDYPVHGETAHVLGLRSLQDAGHDGPALRDLGPYGPGGHVTPGHMGDDP; encoded by the coding sequence ATGAGCCGAGCCGTCCGCTTCCACGAGACCGGCGGATCCGAGGTCCTGCGCCTGGAGGAAGTTCCCGAACCGGCTCCTGGGCCGGGTGAAGACCTTATCCGTACAAGGGCGTTGGGGCTGAACCGGGCGGAGTCGATGTTCCGGCTGGGTGAGTACGGCACCGATCCGGTCTTCCCTTCCGGGCTCGGTCACGAAGCCGCCGGAGTGGTCGGGGCCGTCGGGACCGGTGTCACCGGCCTGCGCGTGGGAGATGCCGTGAGCGTGGTGCCGTCCTTCACGATGACGGACTATCCCGTGCACGGCGAAACTGCGCACGTGCTCGGCCTTCGATCGCTCCAGGACGCCGGCCATGACGGCCCGGCACTCCGGGACCTCGGCCCCTACGGCCCGGGCGGTCACGTCACCCCGGGACACATGGGTGACGATCCGTAA
- a CDS encoding SMP-30/gluconolactonase/LRE family protein yields the protein MRRLIAPRRWTPPRARPDEGRTAVTGPFPMARRLATGGHGPEDVVFDSRGHVLAGLGDGSVVRLDPVTGASAVVGNTGGRPLGLEPSADGSVLICDHDRGLLRMSADVSVEVLVDTVAGRRLTFASNVVESQDGTIWFTVSTRRWDLEHHLGDIVEHSCTGMLVRRDRDGTVTVLHDSLKFANGLVLAPDASHLLVAESAGYRVSRYWLTGPKTGTVEPFVENLAGLPDNLSLGSDGLVWVAIAAPRNALLDKLLPLPGFLRVLLWNLPEAVRPEPALVAWVMAFDLSGRVVHDLRTHDGSYGFVTGVAERDGTVVAGSLHEDDIALLAVADRARTGFTRAVQA from the coding sequence ATGCGCCGACTCATCGCGCCCCGCCGCTGGACGCCGCCTCGGGCCCGGCCCGACGAGGGGCGCACCGCCGTCACGGGCCCGTTCCCCATGGCCCGTCGGCTCGCGACCGGCGGACACGGCCCCGAGGACGTCGTCTTCGACAGCAGGGGCCATGTACTCGCCGGGCTCGGCGACGGCAGCGTCGTACGCCTCGACCCCGTCACCGGCGCCAGCGCGGTCGTGGGCAACACCGGCGGCCGGCCGCTGGGGCTCGAGCCGTCCGCCGACGGCAGCGTCCTGATCTGCGACCACGACCGCGGACTGCTGCGCATGTCGGCCGATGTATCGGTCGAGGTACTTGTCGACACCGTCGCGGGCCGTCGGCTCACCTTCGCCAGCAACGTGGTCGAGAGCCAGGACGGAACCATCTGGTTCACCGTGTCCACCCGCCGCTGGGACCTTGAACACCATCTCGGCGACATCGTCGAGCACTCCTGCACGGGCATGCTCGTCCGACGCGACCGCGACGGCACCGTCACCGTCCTGCACGACAGTCTCAAGTTCGCCAACGGCCTCGTGCTCGCCCCGGACGCCTCGCACCTGCTCGTGGCCGAGAGTGCCGGATACCGGGTGAGCCGCTACTGGCTCACCGGCCCGAAGACCGGCACCGTGGAACCCTTCGTGGAGAACCTCGCCGGTCTGCCCGACAACCTGAGCCTCGGCAGTGACGGGCTGGTGTGGGTGGCGATCGCCGCGCCCCGCAACGCGCTCCTCGACAAGCTGCTCCCGCTGCCGGGGTTCCTCCGGGTCCTGCTGTGGAACCTGCCCGAGGCCGTGCGTCCCGAGCCCGCACTCGTCGCCTGGGTCATGGCCTTCGACCTCTCCGGCCGCGTCGTCCATGACCTTCGTACGCACGATGGCTCCTACGGGTTCGTGACCGGCGTCGCCGAGCGCGACGGGACAGTGGTCGCCGGCAGCCTCCACGAGGACGACATCGCCCTGCTCGCCGTGGCCGACCGCGCGAGGACCGGGTTCACACGGGCCGTCCAGGCGTAG
- a CDS encoding ArsR/SmtB family transcription factor produces MARPRTAARTVEHPDLSEVSLQQVLEALVDPVRRMVVSQLAGADEDKGCGTFDAPVSLSTLTHHFHVLREAGVIRQYYRGTTKLNALRTDEMEERFPGLLSAVVAASAAEGGTGTA; encoded by the coding sequence GTGGCCCGCCCCCGCACCGCCGCCCGGACAGTGGAGCACCCCGACCTGTCGGAGGTCTCGCTCCAGCAGGTCCTGGAAGCGCTGGTGGATCCGGTCCGGCGCATGGTGGTGTCCCAGCTGGCCGGGGCCGACGAGGACAAGGGCTGCGGCACCTTCGATGCACCCGTGTCGCTCTCGACTCTGACCCACCACTTCCACGTGCTGCGCGAAGCCGGGGTCATCCGGCAGTACTACCGGGGGACGACGAAGCTGAACGCACTGCGCACGGACGAGATGGAAGAGCGGTTCCCCGGCCTGCTCTCGGCCGTGGTGGCCGCCTCCGCGGCGGAGGGCGGGACGGGCACGGCCTGA
- a CDS encoding phosphatase PAP2 family protein encodes MLWAAGGAVALGFLILLEIAARRYGLPGPITNQVREVVFPPKSGFLLYASLALTMVVLTWRQRIIAIGAAIGIDVGFFLVRWAADIKVTDGHPFGNGALWVILGYGVIAVTRRAGRERVLLLKGVGLGLLLVAGRKAGDTWLLITSRTRPAVLDPYVATADHALGSPSWLAGRIVRATGPIGAHILDYVYIQLAVAAVAVAAYQLRNVAVERRFPRHHLVRTFLVIGLLGPVIYMIFPVVGPVFAYGADGGNWAVADLWPGTPPPIHTPHPIPFDEITPRNCMPSLHTAWATAIFIHSRKGPRALRFAGTFWLIATLCATLGFGYHYGVDLVAGAVFVVTVEAALRSLERGWDRSGIRLVVHGATAFGVLLASYRYLPTEMAEYPWVFGPLIILAMGSVVRGYVRTTRLWEPKAAPVRRPEPQPEPV; translated from the coding sequence GTGCTGTGGGCCGCGGGGGGCGCGGTGGCTCTCGGATTCCTCATCTTGCTGGAGATCGCCGCGCGTCGCTACGGCCTGCCGGGGCCGATCACCAACCAGGTTCGAGAGGTGGTATTCCCTCCCAAGTCGGGGTTCCTGCTGTACGCCAGTCTGGCGTTGACGATGGTGGTGCTCACCTGGCGGCAGCGGATCATCGCGATCGGTGCCGCGATCGGTATCGACGTCGGCTTCTTTCTGGTGCGGTGGGCGGCCGACATCAAGGTGACCGACGGCCATCCATTCGGTAATGGCGCGTTGTGGGTGATTCTGGGCTACGGGGTCATCGCTGTCACCCGCCGCGCCGGGCGTGAACGCGTCCTGCTGCTGAAGGGCGTCGGGCTGGGCCTGCTGCTGGTGGCGGGTCGCAAGGCGGGTGACACCTGGCTGCTCATCACGTCGAGGACCCGACCGGCGGTGCTCGACCCGTACGTGGCCACAGCCGATCACGCGCTGGGCAGCCCGTCGTGGCTGGCAGGCCGTATCGTCAGGGCCACCGGTCCGATCGGCGCCCACATACTCGACTACGTCTACATTCAGCTCGCGGTGGCCGCCGTCGCCGTCGCGGCGTACCAACTGCGCAACGTGGCGGTCGAGCGACGCTTCCCGAGGCATCATCTGGTGCGCACGTTTCTGGTCATAGGCCTCCTCGGGCCCGTCATCTACATGATCTTTCCGGTGGTCGGACCGGTCTTCGCCTACGGCGCCGACGGCGGGAACTGGGCGGTGGCCGACCTGTGGCCCGGCACACCGCCGCCGATCCACACCCCGCACCCGATCCCATTCGACGAGATCACCCCACGCAACTGCATGCCCAGCCTGCACACGGCATGGGCTACCGCGATCTTCATCCATTCCCGTAAGGGCCCACGGGCTCTGCGATTCGCCGGCACGTTCTGGTTGATTGCGACGCTCTGCGCAACGCTGGGATTCGGCTATCACTACGGCGTGGATCTCGTGGCCGGCGCCGTGTTCGTGGTCACGGTCGAGGCCGCGCTGCGCTCGCTGGAACGTGGCTGGGACCGGTCAGGAATCCGGCTGGTCGTTCACGGTGCAACCGCCTTCGGTGTGCTCCTCGCGTCGTATCGCTATCTGCCGACGGAAATGGCCGAATACCCGTGGGTGTTCGGACCGCTGATCATCCTGGCGATGGGCTCAGTGGTCCGCGGCTACGTACGGACCACCAGGCTGTGGGAGCCGAAAGCCGCACCTGTACGGCGACCGGAACCGCAGCCCGAACCCGTCTGA
- a CDS encoding NADH-quinone oxidoreductase subunit B family protein — translation MNASTDTVAESAASVDQQDEPTVHILWINAGLSCDGDSVSLTAASQPSIEELALGALPGLPKVAVHWPLIDFECGPVQGADNFIDWFFKGERGEIDPFVLVVEGSIPNERVKPEGYWCGFGDDPETGQPITTSEWLDRLTPRALAVVAMGTCATYGGIHAMAGNPTGAMGVPDYLGWDWKSQAGIPIVCIPGCPVHPDNASETLLYLLYQAAGAAPMIPLDAELRPTWLFGATVHEGCDRAGYYEQGQFAEEYGSPQCLVKLGCWGPVVKCNVPKRGWINGVGGCPNVGGICIACTMPGFPDKFMPFMDEPPGGHVSSTASTIYGSVVRRLRHFTEHTADKEPKWRTKGEKLTTGYRAPW, via the coding sequence ATGAATGCCTCGACCGACACCGTGGCCGAGTCGGCCGCATCTGTTGATCAGCAGGACGAACCGACCGTACACATTTTGTGGATCAATGCCGGTCTGAGCTGCGACGGGGACTCCGTATCCCTCACCGCCGCGAGCCAGCCGAGCATCGAGGAACTCGCGCTCGGTGCGCTGCCCGGGCTGCCCAAGGTGGCGGTGCACTGGCCGCTGATCGACTTCGAGTGCGGGCCGGTTCAGGGGGCGGACAACTTCATCGACTGGTTCTTCAAGGGCGAGCGGGGCGAGATCGACCCGTTCGTGCTGGTCGTGGAGGGATCCATCCCGAACGAACGGGTCAAGCCCGAGGGCTACTGGTGCGGTTTCGGCGACGACCCGGAGACCGGCCAGCCGATCACCACCAGCGAGTGGCTCGACCGGCTCACCCCGAGGGCGCTCGCCGTGGTGGCCATGGGCACCTGTGCGACGTACGGCGGTATCCATGCGATGGCGGGCAACCCCACCGGTGCGATGGGTGTGCCCGACTACCTGGGCTGGGACTGGAAGTCGCAGGCGGGCATTCCGATCGTGTGCATCCCGGGCTGCCCGGTGCATCCGGACAACGCCTCCGAGACGCTGCTCTACCTGCTGTACCAGGCCGCCGGTGCCGCCCCCATGATCCCGCTGGACGCGGAGCTGCGGCCGACCTGGCTGTTCGGCGCCACCGTGCACGAGGGCTGTGACCGGGCCGGTTACTACGAGCAGGGGCAGTTCGCCGAGGAGTACGGCTCCCCGCAGTGCCTGGTGAAGCTCGGCTGCTGGGGCCCGGTGGTGAAGTGCAACGTGCCCAAGCGCGGCTGGATCAACGGGGTAGGCGGCTGCCCGAACGTCGGCGGCATCTGTATCGCCTGCACGATGCCCGGCTTCCCGGACAAGTTCATGCCGTTCATGGACGAGCCGCCCGGCGGTCATGTCTCGTCGACGGCCAGCACCATCTACGGCTCGGTCGTACGGCGGCTGCGGCACTTCACCGAACACACCGCGGACAAGGAACCCAAGTGGCGGACCAAGGGCGAGAAGCTCACCACGGGCTACCGAGCACCGTGGTGA
- a CDS encoding DUF6084 family protein, producing the protein MTDLEFSCTGVRPEAYGTGPTLLFGLRIEESDHRPVHAVALRCQIRIEPARRTYDQEEVDMLADLFGEPGRWSTTLKPLQFAHASITVPAFTGVTEVDLPVPCTYDTEVASASYFRALTQGEIPLLLLYSGTVFTGREGFRAEPIPWHKESTYRMPVQVWRDMIDAYFPGTGWIRVRNDCLEALRRYRSRHALPSWERVFTDLLEAADPQGRPWT; encoded by the coding sequence ATGACCGACCTCGAGTTCAGCTGTACCGGCGTGCGGCCGGAAGCCTACGGCACGGGACCCACGCTCCTGTTCGGGCTGCGGATCGAGGAGAGCGACCACCGGCCCGTGCACGCCGTCGCCCTGCGCTGCCAGATCCGTATCGAGCCCGCCCGCCGTACCTACGACCAGGAGGAGGTCGACATGCTCGCCGACCTCTTCGGCGAACCCGGGCGCTGGAGCACCACGCTCAAACCGCTGCAGTTCGCACACGCGTCGATCACCGTGCCTGCCTTCACCGGGGTGACCGAGGTCGACCTGCCCGTTCCCTGCACCTACGACACCGAGGTGGCCTCGGCGTCGTACTTCCGGGCGCTGACCCAGGGCGAGATACCGCTCCTGCTGCTCTACTCCGGCACCGTCTTCACGGGACGTGAGGGCTTCCGTGCGGAACCCATCCCATGGCACAAGGAGTCCACGTACCGGATGCCCGTCCAGGTGTGGCGGGACATGATCGACGCCTACTTTCCCGGTACCGGCTGGATTCGCGTGCGCAACGACTGCTTGGAGGCGCTGCGCCGTTACCGGTCCCGACATGCGCTGCCGTCCTGGGAGCGGGTCTTCACCGACCTTCTCGAGGCCGCCGACCCGCAAGGGAGGCCGTGGACATGA